Genomic segment of Mucilaginibacter sabulilitoris:
TACCATTATCAAATGCCTTTCTGTAGGTGATACCAAGCTCGAACCCCTTGTTTTGTACTTCGCCTGCATTAGCCATTGGAGGTGATTGGGCAATCGTTAATGGGATCGGCTGGGTCAGCAAAAGGTTCTTAGTCCTTTTATCAAAATAATCTGCAGTAATTTCAATGTTATTATGCAAAGAGATGTCGAGGCCCAGATCCAGTTGCTGAGCAGTTTCCCAGGTCAGGTTTTTATTAGTCATTTGAGTAATAGCAACACCAGAATTAAGTGTTCCGCCGAACGAATAGTTCTGGCCAGAGCTCAGGATATCGCTGCCGTTATAATAATTGCTGATGTTTTGGTTACCCAAACGGCCCCAGGAAGCACGAACCTTTGCAAAATCCAGCCAGCTCTGGTTTTTCATGAAACCTTCCTTAGATACTACCCAGCCAGCAGAAAATGAAGGAAATGTTCCCCATTGCTTACCTTGGGCAAACCGCGAAGAACCGTCTCTCCTGATATTGGCTTCAAATAAATATTTTTCATCAAAAGCGTAATTAAAACGGCCAAAATATGAGCGAAGACCAAGGTCATAACTCCCGGCGTTATTGGTTTGGGTGGCTGGATCGCCAAGGTTCAATACCCGTTGCGTGTTATTCACAAAATGTAAACGATAACCGCTTTGCCAGTCATAGGTAAACTCCTCTTCACTATAGCCAGCCAAAAAATTAAATGAATGGCGATTCATTGTCTTGTTGTATTTCAATAAACCGGTAAGCAACGAGTGGCCGTCAATCTCACTTGTTGCAGTCAAATCTGAAGGTAATTGTGTAACGGTTCCGTTTTGGTTTTGCAAAGTCACGTTAGCGTGAAAAGCATTGCCATTGGTGGAGATTACGTTATAGCCGTAAGTAAGTTGCGCACTTAATCCTGGCAAAATTTTATATTCAGCTTCGGCCTGGCCACTAAAATTATAGCGTTTTGTAAGATTTGTACTGCCTTCTTTAATCTCTCCATAATAGTTACGTTCGCCGTTAACCGAAACCCAGTTTCCGTTGGCATCTTTAAGCGGATGTATTGGTGCTAAGGTTGCATACCATTCGGCGTTCCAAAGGTCGGTTGGTTCATTTTTTATCCCCACGTTTCCGGATATATTGCCTGAAACACGGAGTTTTTTATCTTTTAGATGGTAGCTGTCAAGATTAAGGCGGAAGTCTGTTTTCTTATAATTGGTTGCAACCAATATGCCATCCTGATCCAAATGGCCCAGCATAAAGGAATAATTAACATTATCACTGCCCCCGGTTGCACTTACCCTGTGATTTTGCATATAAGCATTACCATAGTACACGTCAAAATAATTGATATCCGGGTACAACGGGTTATTGTGAGCCGCATACTTTTGGATTATTGAGTCGGGATATGTGGGGGGCGTTCCACTATTTATATCTGCCTCATTATGCAGCGTAGTATACTGAACCGAGTTTAATACTTTAGGTAGCCTTGTCGGGCTCTGAATACCTGCATATCCGCTATAATTGACACGGATTTTGCCTGCCGATCCCCGTTTAGTGGTAATTAATATAACACCGTTCGCAGCACGGTTACCGTAAATAGCCGAAGATGCGGCATCCTTCAGCACTGAAATTGATTGAACATCATTAGGGTTTACATCTCCAATGGTTCCCGGAAAACCGTCAACTAATACCAATGGGGAATTATCTCCAAATGTTCCCACCCCGCGAATGTCTATTACGGTATTGTCATCTCCCGGTTTACCTGAGCTTTGCAGCGCAAACACACCGGAAACGGTGCCCTGTAGTGCCTGGCTGGTATTTGTTAAAGGGCGGCTTTCCAGATCCTGCGTATTTACAATACCTACAGAACCTGTCAGATTTTCTTTCTTCTGCGTTCCGTAACCTACCACCACCACATCATTCAGGGTTTTCATTGATGGTTTAAGTTTTATTGCGATATCAGTTTTCCCGTTAATTGCAATTTCAACTTTCTCATAGGAGATATAAGTTACCACGAACACAGCATTTTCGGGTACATTGCTAAGCTGAAAGTTGCCTTTTATATCAGTTAGCGCACCTTTATTAGTTCCCTTTACATTGATAGAAACTCCTACCAGCGGCTGATCATTAGTAGCATCAACCACAGAGCCCTTTACAGTAATTGCAGCTTTATAAGAAGCTGTTCGAGCTGATATAGGCCTGTTGTGGTGAGTTAATAAACTGGGGGTTGACGCGTTAGCACCAATTGGCAATATGAACAATGCCAAAGCGTTAAATGTGGTGCGGAAACCCCTGGAATACAAATAATTTGAAATAAGTAATTTTCGTTTCATAATTGGGTTATAAATAATTTAAGTTGTTGGGTTGGATAAGCAGGGCAGCAATATGTCAACATGGCCGGTAAAAAGCCGCCGACAACCGAAAAGCATGTCTTTAAATGAAGAAATGCAGTTCCCGGAATCAGCTATAACATACAATTCCCATGGCAGGTGTACCCTGGCATTTTCGTGAAGCGTTTTTAATTAAGATGCCGGCGGTTTTCCTTTCTCCGGAGCATACGCTACTTTCAGAATCTTTCTCATGATGGTTTTATTAAAAGAATAATTGGTTTACACGATGGTCATTTCGATATGACTATTCGTGAGAGCAAAGTCTTTTAAAAACACAGAAAACAAAAGGGGCTAAACGGCAAAAAAGAGGGGACAAAGAGGCAATATCATATTGAAAAGCAATTTTCCATGACTTAGTCTTCAAAACATGCCTTCAAAAGTGATATATTTTTAAATCAACGTAGAGGTATAATATGCAATGGCTTAGAATTGTGGCATTAATTAAAAAAATCACAAATATTTATTAGCATAGCTAATGAAGGGCACTTAGAAACTCAAAAAAATCCTATTTCGAAAGCTATATATGTTAAAATAGAAGTTCATAATTTAATATGGATTTATCTTGTCAGGAATAGATGGTACATTCGCCGGGCTGGGTATTTTTAATTATACTTCGACGACAATTTGAGTATGGCTTTTTATCCTATTACTAATGCTATTATAACAAACAGCTTCCTTGTTTTACAGATGCTATATTTCCATTTCCAATAAAGCGTAGCTTAATGTCTTACCATGGGTATCCATCACCAAAGATGTGGTAACGCCTCCGGATAATGCCTGGCTACATACAAACTGTAAAGCATGGATATTGGGCATTTCGTAGCGAATGACGTTACCATGCAGAATACTTTTTAGATGAAGGCGGACCTTTTCGGCTGTCACTCGTTCACATAATAAATCATAGTCCTTTTCTTCATAGGGAATAAGGGACAAAATGAGCGTATTACCCTTGTCTCCCGCGCGACTATGTGCGATATCATAAAGCCTGATGCTCATATTCTTTCAAGGTTATCTTTGCCTGTATTTTGTTCCTGTCAATCAGGGTGGATACGATCCCGATCACTTCATTGGTGTACTTTCGCACGCCACCACCTCCCGCTGGGCCGTTGGTATAAAGTGCCTCTACCTCCTCTCCTATGATCGCCGCTTCTCGTTCATGAAGTGCATTTCCTGCTACCCGAAGCCTTACTTCATAGGGTTTATAGTCGCTGCTTAATGATGATGGATGAACTGAAGTATGCCCGATGTAGTCAAACCTGAGCGCCGAAAAGTTGTCATTTAACCTCTGTTTGATAATTTTCCCGGCCAATTTCGCGCGCTCCAATGCATGGGCACCGGCATAAGTAATCTCGCCTTCTCCTCTAAAACCCGCCTTATAACCAATACTTACTTTTAGTGACTGCGGTTTTATACAACCACCTCCTCCATTCATTTCTACCAAATCTGAAGCTGTTTGCCGCAAACTGACAGTCGTAAAATCCGCGATGACATCCGGCGTAAAATAAGCATGTGGATCGGTAACCTCATACAACAACTGTTCCTTGGCCGTTGCCAGGGTGATGCTACCGCCAGTACCTTCAACTTTGCCGATGATGGAGCTGCCATCAGCGTAAACATCCGCGAAGGGATGTCCCAGTGTATGCATATTATCGACCGGCTTTTTTACCGGATCAGCAAAATATCCCCCGGTAATCTGCCCTGCACATTCCAGCAAATGCCCCGTCACGGTTGCTTTCCCGATAATATCCGGGTCATCTAACGACCAACCGAATTCATGCACCAAGGGTGCAACAAACAAAGAAGGATCAGCAACACGTCCAGTAATTATGATATCAGCATCAGACTGTAAAGCCGGCAAAAGAGCATCCGCTCCGAGATAAGCGTTTGCAGACAAAAGCTGACCGGAGCAGGAAATGGGTTTCCCTGTTTCCATAGCGATCTCTTCACCGGTGAAATGTTCCAAAACATCATCACCTGTTATCGCTGCTACCTTAACTGAAATACCCTGTTTTTTGGCTATTCTAATAATTTCATCAGCCGCTGCAACTGGATTTGCCGCACCCATATTGGTGATCAGCCGCACCTTGTTCTGTTTAAGCACGGGCAGCAGCAGTTCGATCCGACGTTCCAAAAGCGGGTCATATCCCTGCATGGAATCAGCCGCTTTTCTTTTTTGGGCCAACGCGATGGTGCGTTCGGCAAGGCATTCCAATACTAAATAATCAAGCGCCCCCTTTTCGGCTAAAACCACCGCGGGTTCCAGCCTGTCCCCTGAAAATCCGGCGCCACAACCAATCCTAACTTTGTTTTTTTGCATAGTTTATATATGAATAGCCCCGGTTAATATTGCGATAAGCGTCATGATTAGTGTTGTTCCCAAGGCCCATTTGAAGGTGAACTTCTGATGATCCGCCAGCTCTACTTCAGATAAGCCGACCAGCACAAAAGTAGACGCTGTTAAAGGGCTCAAGGGAAAACCGGTTGTCATCTGGCCCAATATAGCGGCTCTGCCTATTTCTATGCTGTTTAAGCCATAATGCATTGCCGCTGTTTTCAAAACAGGGATAACGCCGAAATAATACGCATCGGGGGTAAATACCAGACTTAACGGCATCCCTGTTACACCTACCAGTACAGGCAAATAGCCAGCGTGTTCTTTGGGTATAATAGCAACCATAGACAGCGCCATGGCATCGATCATTTTTGTACCCAAAAGGATACCGGAGAACACTCCCGCTGCGAAAATTACGACCGAAACGGAAAATACGTTTGCAGCATGTTCCTGTAACCTCTTCCGTTGTTCCACCTGGGATGGATAGTTGACCAATAAGGCCACCGCAAAACCCATGATAAAAAGAGCTGCGGGAGGAACAAGACCCAAAACCAGGGCTACTATCAACAAAACAGTGAATATACCGTTGAACCAAAATAATTGCGGACGACGTATTCTTTTTTGATTTTCCGAAAGTTCCTGCTCATGGTCATAATCCAGATGTACAATGCCCAAACGACGACGCTCCTGCCGGCCCAGCCAGTAAGCAACACTCAATACCCATAAAATGCCGCATGCCATGGCCGGAAGGACCGGGATCAGGAGATGGGTCGGATCCGTCTTCATCACATTAAGCGCCCTTGCCAGCGTACCCGACCAGGGAACCAGGTGCATGACACCAGCACTTAAGGCCACGATACAAGGTAGAATCAGTTTATTCATCCCCAGTCTTTTATATATCGGCAACAAGGCAGTTATGGTGATCATGAAAGTGGCGGTGCCGTCACCATCCAGATGAACCAACATCGTTAATATGGCGGTACCCAACGTAATCTTAAGCGGATCGCCTTTGGCCAGCTTAATAATTCGCTTGATGATGGGATCAAACAAACCTGTGTCAATCATGATGGCAAAATACAATACCGCAAACACAAGCAATATCCCTGTTGGGGCTACCTGTTTAATTCCAGTCAATATCATTTCGCCTATTTCCTTTGGCTCAAACCCGCCGACAAGGGCAAAAATTACCGGTACAATAATGAGCGAAAGCAAAACCGAAAGCCGCTTTGTAAATATGAGCGATAAAAAAACGATAATAGTTAAAAAACCCAGGATCGATAGCATATGGTTTTAATGTATGGTTCCGTTAGCCAAAAATACTTTTTGAAAGAACAGGAATTGGTACGATACCGCGCTGCTCCAGTAAGGCCAGTCGTGTTTGCCCGGCCTTTCAATATAATCATGTGGTGTACCGTTGGCTAATAATAGCTGATGCAATTTGCGGTTGGGTTTAATCATGATATCATCAAACCCACAATCAAAAATCAGCTTTACATCGTTGACCTTCATCTTATCAACCATACCTACAGCACAATATTCGCGGTACGGGTTCGCGGTATCCGTTGGCGGGCCAAGCAAATGTTCAAAGTTGGCGCTGCGCGATTTGGCAAATTCGGGTGGTACATTCCAGGTAGCGGTGTTGATATTCATTACACCACTCATGCTGCCGGCAGCGCAATACATATCGGGATGCCGTGTGGATAGGTACATCGCCCCATGACCTCCCATTGACAGGCCGGCTATAATCCTGCCCTTACGGTCTTTTACGGTGCGGTAAGTTCCGTCTATCTTTTCTACCAGTTCTTTAGTTATAAAGGTTTCGTACTGACTGCCTTTATCCAGCGGGCTGTCAAAGTAATAACTCATCAGCCCCGCATCGGGGGTAACAATGATAAAATTATACTGATCGGCAAGTTTGTGCAGCATCAGCTTATCATCGGTTTTTGTTAGCCAGTCGCGGTAATTACCCTGCCCGCCATGCAGCAGGTATATCACCGGGTAGTTCTGCCGGGAAGCCTGGTAAGACGCAGGTAATACCACAGCGGTTTTAACCGTTTTTTGCATGATCTGGCTTGAAATATTAAGCGTATCCACCTTCGCCGCATAGCCATCCATGCAACCCAACCAGAGTAAAAATGTAAAAATAAAGCAGATTCTTTTCATTGGGACTTATTTCATTTGACTTGTTTGTACTATCTGCAACATCCTGCCCTTTTGTATTAGCAACAATTTGCCACATGCCGTCTGTCAATGAAGATCCTTTCTGCGCAAAATCCTCCCCTACTACCGATTGACATCGTAGTCCTGTTTTTACCTGATCCGAGTACGTATCTTAGCTAAATCCCGATCATGGCAAAACAAATTATTGAAAGAGTAAAGATGTAGTGTTTCTTATTGGCTTATTGGTCTTGAG
This window contains:
- a CDS encoding SusC/RagA family TonB-linked outer membrane protein; the encoded protein is MKRKLLISNYLYSRGFRTTFNALALFILPIGANASTPSLLTHHNRPISARTASYKAAITVKGSVVDATNDQPLVGVSINVKGTNKGALTDIKGNFQLSNVPENAVFVVTYISYEKVEIAINGKTDIAIKLKPSMKTLNDVVVVGYGTQKKENLTGSVGIVNTQDLESRPLTNTSQALQGTVSGVFALQSSGKPGDDNTVIDIRGVGTFGDNSPLVLVDGFPGTIGDVNPNDVQSISVLKDAASSAIYGNRAANGVILITTKRGSAGKIRVNYSGYAGIQSPTRLPKVLNSVQYTTLHNEADINSGTPPTYPDSIIQKYAAHNNPLYPDINYFDVYYGNAYMQNHRVSATGGSDNVNYSFMLGHLDQDGILVATNYKKTDFRLNLDSYHLKDKKLRVSGNISGNVGIKNEPTDLWNAEWYATLAPIHPLKDANGNWVSVNGERNYYGEIKEGSTNLTKRYNFSGQAEAEYKILPGLSAQLTYGYNVISTNGNAFHANVTLQNQNGTVTQLPSDLTATSEIDGHSLLTGLLKYNKTMNRHSFNFLAGYSEEEFTYDWQSGYRLHFVNNTQRVLNLGDPATQTNNAGSYDLGLRSYFGRFNYAFDEKYLFEANIRRDGSSRFAQGKQWGTFPSFSAGWVVSKEGFMKNQSWLDFAKVRASWGRLGNQNISNYYNGSDILSSGQNYSFGGTLNSGVAITQMTNKNLTWETAQQLDLGLDISLHNNIEITADYFDKRTKNLLLTQPIPLTIAQSPPMANAGEVQNKGFELGITYRKAFDNGIKLRTSLNVSHIVNKILSMNVPQQFTSPKAIVVGSAINSFYGYQMTGIYQISDFTWQNNSDSSIPYAKRDYTLKPGIVKVTDYSNTQPGDIKYADLNGDGIVDQNHDRKIIGKQFPDITYAFNFNIAWKGFDLGAFFQGVQGMQGYTYYEIASPFSGFANLGTWWLNRWTPQNQSNTYPRLTMDGGKNNIHSSFYVENASYLRIKNIELGYTLSPAAIKKIGLSSLRIYANVQNAFTFTKFKGFDPEQTADQTRAEAYPQVRVMTAGVNVNF
- a CDS encoding AtuA-related protein produces the protein MSIRLYDIAHSRAGDKGNTLILSLIPYEEKDYDLLCERVTAEKVRLHLKSILHGNVIRYEMPNIHALQFVCSQALSGGVTTSLVMDTHGKTLSYALLEMEI
- a CDS encoding acyclic terpene utilization AtuA family protein; the encoded protein is MQKNKVRIGCGAGFSGDRLEPAVVLAEKGALDYLVLECLAERTIALAQKRKAADSMQGYDPLLERRIELLLPVLKQNKVRLITNMGAANPVAAADEIIRIAKKQGISVKVAAITGDDVLEHFTGEEIAMETGKPISCSGQLLSANAYLGADALLPALQSDADIIITGRVADPSLFVAPLVHEFGWSLDDPDIIGKATVTGHLLECAGQITGGYFADPVKKPVDNMHTLGHPFADVYADGSSIIGKVEGTGGSITLATAKEQLLYEVTDPHAYFTPDVIADFTTVSLRQTASDLVEMNGGGGCIKPQSLKVSIGYKAGFRGEGEITYAGAHALERAKLAGKIIKQRLNDNFSALRFDYIGHTSVHPSSLSSDYKPYEVRLRVAGNALHEREAAIIGEEVEALYTNGPAGGGGVRKYTNEVIGIVSTLIDRNKIQAKITLKEYEHQAL
- a CDS encoding CitMHS family transporter gives rise to the protein MLSILGFLTIIVFLSLIFTKRLSVLLSLIIVPVIFALVGGFEPKEIGEMILTGIKQVAPTGILLVFAVLYFAIMIDTGLFDPIIKRIIKLAKGDPLKITLGTAILTMLVHLDGDGTATFMITITALLPIYKRLGMNKLILPCIVALSAGVMHLVPWSGTLARALNVMKTDPTHLLIPVLPAMACGILWVLSVAYWLGRQERRRLGIVHLDYDHEQELSENQKRIRRPQLFWFNGIFTVLLIVALVLGLVPPAALFIMGFAVALLVNYPSQVEQRKRLQEHAANVFSVSVVIFAAGVFSGILLGTKMIDAMALSMVAIIPKEHAGYLPVLVGVTGMPLSLVFTPDAYYFGVIPVLKTAAMHYGLNSIEIGRAAILGQMTTGFPLSPLTASTFVLVGLSEVELADHQKFTFKWALGTTLIMTLIAILTGAIHI
- a CDS encoding alpha/beta hydrolase; protein product: MKRICFIFTFLLWLGCMDGYAAKVDTLNISSQIMQKTVKTAVVLPASYQASRQNYPVIYLLHGGQGNYRDWLTKTDDKLMLHKLADQYNFIIVTPDAGLMSYYFDSPLDKGSQYETFITKELVEKIDGTYRTVKDRKGRIIAGLSMGGHGAMYLSTRHPDMYCAAGSMSGVMNINTATWNVPPEFAKSRSANFEHLLGPPTDTANPYREYCAVGMVDKMKVNDVKLIFDCGFDDIMIKPNRKLHQLLLANGTPHDYIERPGKHDWPYWSSAVSYQFLFFQKVFLANGTIH